The window CGCCATGCAAAACGAAGTGAGCATGGATGTGGTTGTCTCGTGTCCTGCAAACAGCATTAGCAGCGCTTGGACTTTGAGTTCTTGCATACTCAAGCGGTTGCCTTCTTCATCGCGACTCTGGACTAGCAATCCCAAAGCATCCTGTGCGGGTTCTTGCTGCCTGTGCAGCACGGCTTTTTCGATGTGTACTAGGAGGCGATCGCGTGCCCGCAAAGCCCGCCCGTAGGTAGTCCAAGGCCAACGCAAGGGCACTGTAAAAAAGCCATCAGTCAGTTCGGTAAACCATTGACTCAGTTGCGTTGTCTCCTCTCCCGGTTCGCTACCGATAAGTAGAAAACTGGCAATTTCAAAAGTCAGTTGTTTGAATTCTGGAAACCAAGTAAAGCTGCCAAGACGCTCCCATTTTTGCAAATAATTTTGGGTCATGCGTTCCATGACGCTCAGGTAGTTGCCCAGCGCTTTACCGTGAAAAGCTGGCATGAGCAATTTGCGGTTTCGCTGATGTTCTGCTCCTTCTTGCAAAAATAGAGACTCACCCAGCAGTTCTTTGAAGGTATCGGGCCAACCTTCCCGCCAAGAAAACCGATCCATATGGCTTGACAAGATGAAGCGGTTCGCCTCCGCGCCTGTCATGAATACGGTAGGACGCCCCATGATGTGGGTTTTGAAAATCGGCCCATATTTTTTTTGGCGGTTATTTACAAAGTTGCGATCGCGCAAAAAGCTGACTGTTTCCCCAATCAACGGCAAACCAAAACTACCGGGGGGTAAAGGTAGCGACCCTCTGGCTTCGGTTGTTTTCGTCATCCCAGTTTCTCTCCCAATCAGAATTTTAGATTTTAGATTTTCTTCCTATCTAAAATCTAAAATTCCCGATTGACTTTTGACATTTGACTTTTAACTTTTGCCTTTCGCCTTTTTCACACCACCTTCAAAATCATTCCCTCTTGAGCTAGCACAGCTGTGGGGGAAACTGTTAACATCTTCTCTTTGAGTTGATCGAGAAAATCATCGCTGTGACCCGGTTCGTGGTGAAATTTCACAAATTTTTTCACCCCAGCTGCCTCAGCTATTTTTACTCCTTCTTCCCAGGTAGAGTGTCCCCACCCGACTTTGGGAGATTTCGGATTATGATACTCGGCATCGGTGTACATAGAATCGTAAATCAAAAAGTCGGCTTCGCGGGCCAGGTGCAGCACATTTTCATCCATACGATCGGGGAAATGTTCTGTATCGGTGCAGTAAAATACCGAGTGTCCCTGCCATGTCACTCGATATCCCATCGCTCCATTTGGGTGGTTGAGCGGCCCTGTTTCAATAGTGATATCATCTAGGGTGATAGTATCCCCGCAGACCATATCGTAGAATTTCAAATCTGCTTGCATTCCTTCTAGGGGCACTGGCGAATTCGGATGGAGTACTCTTTCGATGAAATGCTGTTTCATCGAACCCCCATCTTGTGGCACCGCTCCATATATATGAAAGCAATTACCTTTGATAAAAGCTGGAGTAAAAAAGGGCACTCCTTGAATGTGATCCCAGTGGTAGTGGGTAAAAAACATATATGCCTCTACAGGCATTTCCTTGAGTAAACTTCTACCCAATACGTGTAAACCGCTACCGCCGTCAAAGATGAGGCGCTTGCCACCTACCCGCATTTCTATACAGGAGGTATTGCCGCCATAGCGTGCGGTTTGGTTTCCAGGGGTGGGTATGCTACCTCGGACACCCCAGAACTGAACAACAAATTCGGAAGAAGGGCTAGT of the Aerosakkonema funiforme FACHB-1375 genome contains:
- a CDS encoding MBL fold metallo-hydrolase, translated to METSPSSEFVVQFWGVRGSIPTPGNQTARYGGNTSCIEMRVGGKRLIFDGGSGLHVLGRSLLKEMPVEAYMFFTHYHWDHIQGVPFFTPAFIKGNCFHIYGAVPQDGGSMKQHFIERVLHPNSPVPLEGMQADLKFYDMVCGDTITLDDITIETGPLNHPNGAMGYRVTWQGHSVFYCTDTEHFPDRMDENVLHLAREADFLIYDSMYTDAEYHNPKSPKVGWGHSTWEEGVKIAEAAGVKKFVKFHHEPGHSDDFLDQLKEKMLTVSPTAVLAQEGMILKVV